ATCAACCAGAGAAGGGGATGTCTCCCCGGTAAAGGAAAGAAATCAGTTCTCGGGTCAGTGGTATGATGAATTTAACCTTGCTAGTAACATGAGTTCAGAATATCTACAAAGTCTTACGATAGGTGAAAGAACATTGGCACAAATACGGTAATTTGTGAAGGAGATTTCCAGCATGAATCCGAGTTTGACAAAAATGCGTTTATAATGTCACAGCAACTTAAATGTGAAATGGATGACTTTTGACAAGACTTTGACATCCTTCTTTAAATATACCGGTAAAAGACTTACAatgttgtatttaaatgaatgatctattgcaataatgaaaattggcaaaatgacatttttgggaGGGacacttatttttttgtttactttacttatactattattaattattatttatcatatttGTTCATGCGCAATTATCTGTTTGAGTATGTCATGTGCTATGTACGTCATATATCATGGATCTAAGTCAGATGTTTAGCTCTTGTGGCCACTGTGTATTGTGGATATTGTTGGGgctgtctgtgcttgtgttgaAAGGcatgataaaaatattgttaCGAAAAAGAGGAGGATTATTAGTGCAGAAAGGGGGTTAGAATGTAGGAATGAGTTAAGAGGTAATTATGATGAGATGTTCTGACCTTCTCCTTCATCTCACAGAGCAGGTCGACCATCACCATTCGTCCCTCAGCATCGGTGTTTCCCACTCTCACTCTACGACCCGCACGGGAAACCACCAGTTCATCGGCCACATAGCAGTctgagaaaatacacacatactcagtCACCTGAGAGGGCGAGAGAGCTATAATACAGATCTCACTGAGAGAAGTGAAAGCTGGAACATACGACAGATGATGACAGAAAGCGGATTAAACTGACCTGCACCCACGCTGTTCCTCACCATGGCCATCGAGCCAACGACCTTCAGATGTTTTGGCTTCAGCTTGGCTACAATCTAGATAGCAAGAGGGGAGAGCAAGCTCAAGTCTCCATGATTTCTATCTCTTACTAAGATGTTCTGTGAACATAACGCTGAGTATATATGAGCTTTGACCAAGGGACGCTGCATTAAGGCTGAACAGAACTGGAAGATCATCTGGAACTGAACATTATCACTTAAATTTTCCCCACACGCGGGCTTGCTTGAAGAAAAATCTCATTGTTGTTGGATCTAATATGTTCCTTGGTCACTGTGACTCAGCAACATCCAGGTCTGAGCCACCCAGAGTTGATTCCCAACTAAGTCCCGCAgtgcagatttttattttgaagtcacCAAGCCAAAGCAAGAgatcagtttctctctctgcccagtAATAGCTCCCCGAGGGTTTGTTATTCAGATGCAGAGGGAGGTCATTCACCTGGAAGAAGCCGGCAACGGCAGCAGCTCCACACTTGTCCCTGTGCATCCCAGCCATGACTCCACCAGCCTTGATGTCAGCTCCTCCAGTGTCGTAGGTGATGCCCTGGAAACACCACCGAAAAATCAACCTCTATTTATTAAGCAGTCAGCCACACTTCGATATGGTCCATGATTATTTTTACTTCCTTAAATTTCTCCCTGATTAGCGTAAAAaaaagggctgcaactaattaatTATCTGCAGACTAGTTTCTTGATTCAaggattaattgttttgtctacagaatatcagaaaatagtgaaacatgcTCTTTATAATTTTCCTCATCCTAAAGTGTCTCCATCAAAATTCTTGTTTGTCCTATCAACAGAcgaaaacccaaagatattcaatgtACTGTCATGTATTACAAAGAAAAGTGTAcaattttttacaattaaagaagctggaaccagtaaatgtttgaaatttgtGCTGAAGAAATTACTAATACAATTATTAAATTCTGGCACgagactgaaatttaaaaatgaaaattctgtAGGTTATTATTTGTTGAATATTCAGTCAATGTTTATTCACTCTGATAACAATTCAAActtcaaaatcaatcaaaaaacatgcagcaagTTTACTGCCACCGTTCCATCCCAGCCTTTCACCAAACGATAGATTGAAAAAGGCATCAACTAAAgctccaaaaaacacatttaatactATGTAGCTTGTGCAACTTAGTTTTAGTGTTTTCAACCTAACAGATATGCCACAGGTCCTAAAGTCACTGTTTAATTGCTACAAAACACTTGCACTGTAGCTTTGTGACAGAGTATCTGGTGGTGTTTGGTCAGTAAGATGGCGGTTTTGTTCTGAAATGTTCTCAGGTTTTAAAAAGGACACTTCGGTGGGCGCACGGCTTAATATTTATGTTGGGGTCAAGCTTTCCTTCAGTGTTTTAGCGGCTCACGAACAGAAGTCCGACGGTTCCCTCTCACCTTTCCCACCAACATGAGTGTCTTCTGGATCGGTCCCTCTCCACAGTACTGCAGCTTGATAACTCTGGCCTGGTGACGAGGCACACCTGTATGACGAGGAAACTATAAAAACGTATGCACacatcttttcaaaaaaaacaaaacatttaacagttCTGAAAATCTGTGTCCAGAGCCATGTTAATGTGTGATAGAAATATGATTTGTTACTGTTGGCACAGCGGTTGACTGCAGCCAAACAGGGATACTCTTTCTCCAGAACCTTCAGGTTGCTCACCACTTCCACCTAGGAGGCGAATAAAGACAGACACGTTCTTAAAAAGTGTCACCGAAGAACCAAACACCCGCAAAATTGTTCAGGGCGGTGACTGAAATTATGTCGACACATATTCCCGATTCTTAGGAGGAATAATAGATGACTGTTGACTTTCTCCTCACAATAAAATGCAGAGTATCATGTGATGCTGTTAGCGCACATCATATAATATTTCTTACTACCTGCACGGGGCTGTCCTTGAAGAGATCCTGGACGTAATCAGCCACACGAGGAGCAGCCATGCGCTCGGGGTCGGAGCCGCCAATGTCACGACATGCCAGTCTGAGGAGTGGGAAGCAGGACAGCTGGTGAGCGAGCGAAGACGAACACGATACGCTAAAATCGCAGCAGGGAAGGAGATGAAGTATTCCACTCACCTCCCGCTCTCCAGAGCATCAGTTAGCTCCACCAGCCTCTTTCCCTGAGCCTCCTGTGCAGCCCACAGCCCCAGAACACACACCTTGTAGTCAGTGGGTTTCACATTCGCCTCCCTCACTTCAAGGGGCTTTTTGGAGAAGAAGAATATAGAAAGAATATAGAAATAGAAAGTGAGTGCATTGCACCAGATGCagacttttttgttgttgtttgtttaacgTTTGTGAGAAAATGGCCCCGTTTAGAGCAAGTATCTTGCATCTAGACACAAAGGttgtgtttagttttagttaaaaTGGATTACAGTTCACACTTATGATCAGATTTAACTTTCATGGAGCTATGATTGTTGCAGTGTTGACCTTGAAGGAAACTTTGTCCAAGATGTTGGACATAGCAAATCTCTTCCAcctgactgtgtttttctttcagtgctgTCATATATAAACTGCATTCCCACGGTTCTACAAATCTTGCTAAATGCATCCCCAACCACCTCCTAAAACCTCTGTGGTGAGTGGATCCCAATGCAGCCACACCTGTACTTAAAGGAGTagtccagcaatttagtatGGCACTTCCATTTAGTTGAGGGATtcacaagagagagagagagatttgtttttttccaaaaatggtCAAaggtgaagcagcagaggctgggATATCTATGTAAGCTCTGGATGAAAAGGAGCTGTTTAGCTTTTTCTCACCATGTAGAGAGCATGAAGGGCCCCGAGCGCAGCCACCAAGGTGCCGTTCTTATAGTCCTTGTGTGGAGGGCATaccagcagggggcgctgcaTGCCTGCTTTCAAGGCCCTGGAAGGACAAGCAGATGAGtaagacagcaaaaaaacaacaaacaaaaaaaaaaaaaaaatggggtaCATCAAATAAGGGAATTGGGATTTGAAAGATCTTATTTCTGCTCTGAGAAGCTAGGATCTAGGAGCAGAGGAGGGATCTCTGAGGAGCCATGAACGAGGAGCTACGAGACCATCCTTCACAGAAGTCTTAACggtcagacacacacttttattAGATATCTGTTATTGATTGGACTGATTTCAAACCGAATGGACAGATAAATAGATTCAGTGTTCTCTAAACACATATTGCCTCGTTTCCCCCTCCTCGCATCTTTCTTGGGATGCAAGGAAAAGACGCAGGCGAGAAAAAACGTGGATGCCACTGCGGGAACCGAGATGTACCCTCAGAGGTTAACCAGCAATTTGAGACACTaagggttgggggtgggggcgTCAGCTGCCATCAACTGACCGTTTGATGCCTTTTTCTGCTGCATCACTGAAGCGCCTGACATCATCATAGTCGCGGTTTACGGGGCCGGTGGAGGCAAACACCAGGCGGTTACCAGGGAAACCAGGGACCTTAAGgaccaccacctcctcccccagACTGCTGTCCACCTGGATGTAAAGTAAAACCACACAGGAAAACACCGTCACCAGAGAACACGTCATACTACCTCTTGTTCTGAGATTTGGAAGCGAAACAATGCTAGAGAGAATAAACACCTAACCATCTCGTCTTCACTGTCAATCTTTGTTGACGGTAGTAGTAGAAGGCTGGTGGTGTCAGATCCTTTACGGCGGCGGTCTCCAACCTTTATGGCTTACGATCCCTTTAATCGaagcagtgtttgtttgtgatctGTTATCACTGGTTGTACCGTACACGACCAACTGAGACCTGAGCAGGTGAGATTGCCCAGCAGAggaactgttttttcttcttttcagtgaCTGATGATTTAGCGGATAGGTGGGGAATCTGAATCTAACCCGAGTTCACAGAGGGTTGAATATTGGCGCTAATCTGGCGATTCAGTTCAATTTTGATTCGGAAAGTCCTGACTCAATTCAATTCTCTATCATTTTTGAAGATAGAGTCACATCTGATTAATATCCACATTGCATGAATATAAAAGCAATTCtcagaatatatattttaccaACTTAAATTTCTTTTGCATCCCACAAAACAGCAGTTATTTTATGCACTGCCTTTTGATTGAAAATAACCCTATTGTGTGAgttttaataactttatttcCACAATGTGGATATTTTACACTGTGTATTCCTAACTTAAACGTTTAAAACAAGTAACTACAGTCCGCATATAACAATTGAagcaaatgcacacattttcactGAGAATAGGCACAGATGCAAAGATTAATCTCAGGGTTTTAACAGTTGATACTGGATCTTTTAAGTTTTTCTGCCCTACATGAGAAcatattgtgttattgttgATGGCCCCATTACTAGCAACAATCTGCGTttggtgtgtgagtgcatgtcaATTTTGTCTGGGTATAAAAAGATATGAGGAAAGACCAGGcgagaaaataaaagtttttagGTTTTTGAAGCTGACTGGCTGCAGGTGGTAGAGGAACACACAAGACACTTACAGAGCCGTAGGCCTCCAGAGGAGCTTTCAGACACTC
Above is a genomic segment from Xiphias gladius isolate SHS-SW01 ecotype Sanya breed wild chromosome 19, ASM1685928v1, whole genome shotgun sequence containing:
- the zgc:152830 gene encoding putative aminopeptidase W07G4.4, giving the protein MVVIKSQEKAAKAARVQLDGSCDQPRRVARKGSVATGCQRSLSPRRLKRRRKTTTTTTAAAAAMCTSVQPVEWTTDLKNQNFDGIVLVTQSHDTLPSELECLKAPLEAYGSVDSSLGEEVVVLKVPGFPGNRLVFASTGPVNRDYDDVRRFSDAAEKGIKRALKAGMQRPLLVCPPHKDYKNGTLVAALGALHALYMPLEVREANVKPTDYKVCVLGLWAAQEAQGKRLVELTDALESGRLACRDIGGSDPERMAAPRVADYVQDLFKDSPVQVEVVSNLKVLEKEYPCLAAVNRCANSVPRHQARVIKLQYCGEGPIQKTLMLVGKGITYDTGGADIKAGGVMAGMHRDKCGAAAVAGFFQIVAKLKPKHLKVVGSMAMVRNSVGADCYVADELVVSRAGRRVRVGNTDAEGRMVMVDLLCEMKEKAVRETSPQLFTIATLTGHAIRAMGPNYSIIMDNGPAHRSGNAAQWQKAGEVLGDVFEVSSIRREDYEFHKGKSEYEDILQSNNLPSTATPRGHQAPAAFLIMASGLDKHGVDSNTPLPYSHIDIAGSSGPFPGVPTGAPILAMATNYILSNVL